One window from the genome of Caloenas nicobarica isolate bCalNic1 chromosome 21, bCalNic1.hap1, whole genome shotgun sequence encodes:
- the LOC135997047 gene encoding olfactory receptor 14A16-like, producing the protein MSNSSSITQFLLLAFSETRELQLLHFWLFLGIYLAALLGNGLIITTIACDQHLHTPMYFFLLNLSLIDLGSISTTLPKSMVNSIWDTRTISYAGCTAQVFLFAFLVGAQFSLLTIMAYDRYIAICKPLHYGTLLGSRACVHMAAAAWGTAFLSAVLHIANTFSLPLCKGNAVDQFFCEIPQILKLSCSDAYLREVGFLVISVLVAFGCFVFIGVSYVQIFKAVLRIPSEQGQHKAFSTCLPHLAVVSLFVSTGAFAYLKPPSISSPSLDLVVAVLYSVVPPAVNPLIYSMRNLELKFALRKLMTGYFSAAIDCLLPPAKGS; encoded by the coding sequence atgtccaacagcagctccatcacccagttcctcctcctggcattctcagagacacgggagctgcagctcttgcacttctggctcttcctgggcatctacctggctgccctcctgggcaacggcctcatcatcaccaccatagcctgtgaccagcacctccacacccctatgtacttcttcctcctcaacctctctctcattgacctgggctccatctctaCCACTCTACCTAAATCCATGGTCAATTCCATTTGGGACACCAGGAccatttcctatgcaggatgcACCGCCCAAGTCTTCCTGTTTGCCTTCTTGGTTGGAGCACAGTTTTCACTTCTCACCATCATGGcctacgaccgctacattgccatctgcaaacccctgcactacgggaccctcctgggcagcagagcttgtgtccacatggcagcagctgcctggggcactgcatttctcagtgctgtgctgcacatTGCCAACACATTTTCTCTaccactctgcaagggcaatgctgtagaccagttcttctgtgaaattcctCAAATCCtgaagctctcctgctcagacgcctacctcagggaagttgGGTTTCTTGTGATTAGTGTCTTAGTAGCATttggatgttttgttttcattgggGTGTCTTACGTGCAGATCTTCAAGGCCGtactgaggatcccctctgagcagggacagcacaaagccttctccacatgcctccctcacctggccgtggtctccctgtttgtcagcaccggtgcatttgcctacctgaagcccccctccatctcctccccatccctggatctggtCGTGGCGGTTCTctactcggtggtgcctccagcagtgaaccccctcatctacagcatgaggaacctGGAGCTGAAA